ACGTCAATTCCTTAGCACCGGCTGGGCCAGGCGATGCGCTCCCCACCGAGAGTCAACGAACCGCCGGAACGCGTCCTGGATCGCGGGGTGACGCAAGGGAAGGCCGTCGGGCTCCTCCCAGTACCCAAGCACGTGCAGGGTCCTGGTTTTCGCGTCGTAGCGGCCGTCGAACCGGGCCACGAACCGCCCCCGGTGAAGCACGGGGAGCACGTAGTACCCGTACCGGCGGTGGGCCGGCTTCTTGTACACCTCCCACGCGTACTCGAAGCCCCACACCTTCTTCAGGGCGGCCCGGCACCAAAGGAGCGGATCAAGCGGGGCGAGGAACCGGGCGCGGTCGGAAAGCGGCGCCCGCTCGGCCGCGGCCAGGCGTTCCTCGGCGTCCGGCGGGGCGTAGAACGGGGTGCGAACCCCCTCCACCTGGACCAGGGCGATGTGGCCTTCCTCCACCAGGTGCCCGGCGAGCCCGCTTGGGCGGGTCTCGCCCCCGGCGGCCATGAGGGCCCGAAACCACGGGAACTCCTCGATTGGGATCGCGCACAGCACCTTGTCCCAGTACTCGAACCCCAGCCGCTTTCGGTGCAGAAGGTCCAGGAACTCCCCCGGGTGCGTGCCGTCCACACGGGCCTGGATCACGAGGTCGTGGTTCCGGCCAAGGACCGGCAGGGGATCGAGCTGGACCCCGCGCAGGTCGCGGAACGCCTGGCGAATGCCCTCGTCGCCGCGGGGTAGCTACGGCCGTGGAGCCCCACCGCGGAAAGCTGAAACAGGCGCGCCTCTTCCGTCGACCACCGGAGGACCATCGCCGGCCACTTTATCCAGGACTGACCCCCAAGCCCGGACGGGAATCGCGAACCTGTAGCTCACTCCTTCCCCCACGTCACGACGGAAACCCCGGGGCTCAGCGAGAACGGGAGTTCGATCCCCGCCCAGTCAACGAGTCTCACGGATCTCAGTTCGACCGTGACCGTTCCCTCGGGGTGCTTGGTCTGATCCACCACCACCTGGACCGTGACGAGCTTCCCAGCGCGGGCTTGGGTTCGGGAGGCTTCGACCTTGAACGTCAGCTCACCGGTTTCGGGGTCAAGGGTCTCCTCGACGATCCGGTAGGGAGCTTCGGCGATGAGCTTCAGGGATACGTCCTCTAACGTGAGAGGCGCGGTCGGCGTGTACCTGAATACGCCTTGGAACGTGCCCACCGTCTCGCCGTCGGTGGAGACCTCCACCTTCGAGTCCACCGACTGGAGCTGGATCTTGGGCTGTCCGAAGAAGATCGCCTTTGCGGGAAGGGCTTCCTGCACGCCGGAGAACTTCGTGAGCGCGGTAGGCAGGTACAACCAGTCGAACGGCAAGGCCTCCTCGACCTTCACCCGGTGGGAGAGGAGGAGGCTCCCTCCGAGCGGCATCTTCCCGCCCAAAACGAGGGTAGTGACGAGGGACAGCGACCCATTGTCAAGAACGAGTATCGGCTTGCCGTCGGGAGCAACGAGGTCAAGCTTGCCGAGGGCCGTCGCGTACCCGAGGAAGTTGCCACGGGTGTCGGAGAGGTCAACCCCTGTGATCTGGGACGAGACCGTCCCCTTGGAGACCAGCTCAAGATGATCCACACGAATCGGGGTGTGGTTGCGGTCGTTGTCGGTCAGGGTGAGGGTGGAGTAGGTGAGGGACGACGGCACGGTGGTGAACACCCGCCCAGCGTCGGGGACGTTGAGCACAACCTGTTCGAACCCGGCTGCGACCACCTGGTCTGGAATCGGATCGGAGAAGGTGAACGCCTGCTCCTGGGGTCCCTGTTTCCCCTCGCGAACGGTGATCCTCCACGTGGGAGCAACGGTCGCAGGGTCCTTGGGGAGGAACGTTGTCGGAACTGTCACCCACAGACGCACGGGCCCTGGCCGCACCTCGTTGAACGTGTCGAAGGCCACGAACGCCGGCTCGGGGAGCGTCACGTTTACCCCGGCCGGGGCTTCGATCCGCGTCACGCCGTTGTTGATGTCCACGGTCCAGATGAGATCACGCGGACCATCGACACGCACCGCGACCACGTACAGGTGGTGGGTGTTCACGTCCCCGGTGTCCCACACCTCGGCCTCGGCGAC
This Candidatus Acetothermia bacterium DNA region includes the following protein-coding sequences:
- a CDS encoding winged helix DNA-binding domain-containing protein, which codes for MIQARVDGTHPGEFLDLLHRKRLGFEYWDKVLCAIPIEEFPWFRALMAAGGETRPSGLAGHLVEEGHIALVQVEGVRTPFYAPPDAEERLAAAERAPLSDRARFLAPLDPLLWCRAALKKVWGFEYAWEVYKKPAHRRYGYYVLPVLHRGRFVARFDGRYDAKTRTLHVLGYWEEPDGLPLRHPAIQDAFRRFVDSRWGAHRLAQPVLRN